One genomic segment of Belonocnema kinseyi isolate 2016_QV_RU_SX_M_011 chromosome 2, B_treatae_v1, whole genome shotgun sequence includes these proteins:
- the LOC117168034 gene encoding uncharacterized protein LOC117168034 → MDGSRDVNDVINNHPFYDYENIIEARNLQPYEENNFDEANPAEFNSWGVDNHHDDIADHMHRFPLDEDDDIFDEMAEEPAENNGDAQENQARPDDNDAHQQFGDNRPLYRGATITVGEIMSLILAILIFHNVDYSCLADMITVINFHCFQENLIQNSLYKFQKYFSIKESQMHKQFYCSICVRQW, encoded by the coding sequence ATGGATGGATCACGTGATGTCAATGATGTGATTAATAATCATCCCTTTTatgattatgaaaatattatcGAGGCCAGAAATCTGCAGCCTTATGAAGAAAACAATTTCGACGAAGCAAATCCAGCCGAATTCAACAGCTGGGGAGTGGATAACCATCATGATGACATTGCGGACCACATGCACCGTTTTCCACTGGATGAAGACGATGATATTTTCGATGAAATGGCTGAAGAACCGGCTGAAAATAACGGTGATGCTCAAGAAAATCAAGCAAGGCCAGATGATAACGATGCACATCAACAGTTTGGCGATAATCGACCTTTGTACCGTGGCGCTACTATTACTGTGGGTGAAATCATGTCATTAATTTTGGCAATCCTTATTTTTCACAACGTAGATTACTCATGTCTCGCAGACATGATCACCGTCATCAATTTCCATtgctttcaagaaaatttgatacaaaatagtttatataaatttcaaaaatatttttctatcaaagaatcaCAAATGCATAAGCAATTCTACTGCTCCATATGTGTTAGACAATg